One genomic segment of Ignavibacteriales bacterium includes these proteins:
- a CDS encoding dienelactone hydrolase family protein: MKKLLILMLVLFLRYTYSQDGENSTYQTNVIHDNLPSFYNIVQERLNYPLSWLSGNFSDFNSLRTTARSKVRECLFNRPPSIPYYPIVIAEQDRCSYIARKIVLNITADSRVLGYLLVPKGKGPFPAVLLLHDHGAKFDIGKEKMVEPFADSLRRMQSAREWVDKNYGGRFVGDELAKRGYVCFATDALNWSDRGGSGYEGQQAIASNLLNMGMSYAGLITWEDMNAADFLSTRPQVDSTKVIALGFSMGSFRAWQVTALSERIAGSVSICWFATRMGLVVPGGKCEGRICEATYNMGFTKCW; the protein is encoded by the coding sequence ATGAAAAAGTTACTCATATTAATGCTTGTTCTTTTTTTACGGTATACATATTCCCAAGATGGAGAAAACTCAACATATCAAACCAATGTCATTCATGATAATCTTCCTTCTTTCTACAATATTGTTCAAGAACGATTGAATTATCCGCTCTCGTGGTTATCGGGAAATTTCAGTGATTTTAATTCATTGCGCACAACTGCGCGTTCCAAGGTGAGGGAATGCTTATTCAATCGGCCGCCGTCCATTCCATATTACCCGATCGTGATTGCAGAACAAGACCGGTGTAGTTATATCGCACGTAAAATAGTTCTCAATATCACTGCTGATAGCCGTGTGCTCGGATATCTTCTTGTACCAAAAGGGAAGGGGCCGTTCCCCGCCGTCCTGCTTTTGCATGATCATGGTGCAAAGTTCGACATCGGTAAAGAAAAGATGGTTGAACCATTTGCGGATAGTTTGAGACGCATGCAATCAGCGCGCGAGTGGGTGGATAAAAACTATGGCGGCAGATTTGTCGGCGATGAACTTGCAAAGCGAGGATATGTTTGTTTTGCTACTGATGCACTTAATTGGTCGGATCGCGGCGGCAGCGGATACGAAGGCCAGCAAGCGATTGCATCCAATTTATTGAACATGGGAATGTCATACGCCGGTTTGATTACATGGGAAGATATGAATGCAGCCGACTTCCTTTCAACGCGACCTCAAGTGGATTCCACAAAAGTAATCGCGTTAGGATTTTCTATGGGCTCATTCCGTGCATGGCAGGTTACGGCGCTCTCGGAACGGATTGCAGGAAGTGTATCGATTTGCTGGTTCGCTACCCGTATGGGATTAGTAGTCCCCGGAGGCAAGTGTGAAGGAAGGATATGCGAAGCTACATACAATATGGGATTCACAAAATGCTGGTGA
- a CDS encoding PAS domain-containing protein — protein MPQHLLENDVFLMNTFNAIPFPTMVVDDDVRILFWNSAALRLMGNEEMLQQRGGEVLHCIHSKDVEEGCGYGPHCKTCVVRNSVSEASRGNKVYRKKTIMERKIGENVIETPFLVTTSPFIYDNRSLTLLILEDIRELMEIGSLLPICANCKKIRSDDNRWHQIEGYIHKHIVDVNFTHGLCPDCESKYFPEFAKRQLK, from the coding sequence ATGCCCCAGCACTTGCTTGAAAACGACGTTTTTCTCATGAACACATTCAACGCTATTCCGTTCCCGACAATGGTAGTGGATGATGATGTTCGTATTTTGTTCTGGAATTCTGCTGCCCTTCGTCTGATGGGAAACGAAGAAATGTTACAACAGCGAGGTGGCGAAGTGCTTCATTGTATTCATTCCAAAGACGTTGAGGAAGGATGCGGATATGGTCCGCATTGCAAAACGTGTGTGGTGCGGAATTCCGTCAGCGAAGCGAGTAGAGGGAATAAGGTCTATCGTAAGAAAACCATCATGGAACGCAAAATAGGCGAGAACGTTATTGAAACGCCGTTTCTCGTAACAACATCGCCTTTCATATATGACAATAGATCGTTGACATTGCTCATCTTAGAAGATATCCGCGAGTTGATGGAAATTGGAAGCCTTCTCCCTATTTGTGCAAACTGCAAGAAAATTCGTTCCGATGATAACCGGTGGCACCAAATAGAAGGATATATTCATAAACATATTGTTGATGTAAATTTCACACATGGATTGTGTCCGGATTGCGAGAGTAAATATTTTCCTGAATTTGCGAAACGTCAATTAAAATAA
- a CDS encoding prolyl oligopeptidase family serine peptidase produces MNNSTLLRFFFKTFVLLFLVSLQLWAQEGRSVDSITKQIEKKFEALDHRLDQLEKAVDDVQWYNKVGDVASIDKVFIVGPPPAKAKDSTARGAWNPVKFWAYVFIPQKLDRNKKYPMLVLPHGGVHADFTTYHTHIIREMMAQGYIVVAPEYRGSTGYGKDFYERIDYGGREVEDNHAARDWMVENYRCVDSTRIGAIGWSHGGFITLLDIFEHPNDYRVAFAGVPVSDLVMRLGYYDDDYRKEFYAKYHIGKTVSEDSAEYLRRSPVTHVSKLKTPLLIHTNTNDDDVHVEEVKHLIEELKTAGKKFDFEIFQEAPGGHSFDRIDTKLAKQTRMKIYKFLAHYLNPPHQFKTLADLEKAGYK; encoded by the coding sequence ATGAATAACTCCACTCTATTGCGATTTTTCTTTAAGACGTTTGTTCTTCTTTTTTTGGTTTCTCTTCAGCTATGGGCTCAAGAAGGACGATCCGTCGATTCTATCACGAAACAGATAGAGAAGAAGTTTGAAGCACTCGATCATCGTCTCGATCAATTAGAAAAAGCTGTAGACGATGTGCAATGGTATAACAAAGTCGGCGATGTTGCCAGCATCGATAAAGTCTTCATCGTTGGGCCGCCTCCGGCAAAAGCAAAAGACTCGACTGCAAGAGGGGCATGGAACCCGGTTAAGTTTTGGGCATATGTTTTCATTCCACAAAAATTAGACCGGAATAAAAAATATCCCATGCTGGTTTTACCGCACGGCGGTGTGCATGCCGATTTTACAACGTACCATACCCACATCATCCGCGAGATGATGGCGCAGGGTTATATAGTCGTAGCACCGGAATACCGCGGCAGTACAGGGTACGGGAAGGATTTCTACGAACGGATCGACTACGGCGGACGCGAAGTCGAAGATAATCATGCGGCGCGTGATTGGATGGTAGAGAACTACAGATGTGTCGACAGCACTCGTATTGGCGCCATCGGATGGAGCCATGGAGGCTTTATTACATTACTGGATATCTTTGAACATCCGAATGATTATCGGGTCGCGTTTGCCGGTGTACCGGTCAGTGACCTTGTCATGCGGCTGGGATACTATGACGACGATTATCGGAAAGAGTTTTATGCCAAATACCATATTGGAAAAACCGTGAGCGAAGATTCTGCAGAATACCTGAGACGCTCCCCGGTGACCCACGTGAGCAAGTTAAAAACACCATTGTTAATCCACACGAACACCAACGATGACGATGTGCACGTTGAAGAAGTAAAGCATCTCATCGAGGAACTGAAAACGGCAGGAAAGAAGTTTGACTTTGAGATTTTCCAGGAAGCCCCCGGCGGACACAGCTTTGACCGCATCGACACGAAACTGGCAAAGCAGACACGGATGAAGATTTATAAGTTTCTCGCTCACTATCTGAATCCACCGCACCAATTTAAGACGTTGGCGGACTTAGAAAAGGCCGGGTATAAATAG